A portion of the Corynebacterium occultum genome contains these proteins:
- a CDS encoding nucleotidyl transferase AbiEii/AbiGii toxin family protein: MSEPKSRHGQIKHGLQKDSRDHGLAMNDVYNRFFRELFLGKLGSRDQGWVLKGGTNLHCRIPDARTTRDLDLYRQDDPTSYRDAAKDLIESMDGTKIGPYLFQVTEPKRQTVSGTIDSIQLTVHVFQGVSKLLQFHIDVSGDLRVPAVTETITVERSDSLDLAFIGREYTIRSYPIENQVADKVCAMYKIHDLGVSTRYRDLYDIALIALSLEVKGEELAQALRAQEKIRGISLPQAMHLPGPKWEKGYAGLNKNSPYLRAEITAVADALQVAKALVDPMLSATNAVMGTWSPEQQCWLWDPTPP, translated from the coding sequence GTGAGTGAGCCGAAAAGCCGGCATGGGCAAATCAAGCACGGGCTACAGAAGGACAGTCGCGACCACGGCTTGGCGATGAATGATGTCTACAACCGCTTCTTCCGGGAACTGTTCCTCGGCAAACTAGGATCTCGTGACCAGGGCTGGGTGCTTAAAGGCGGCACGAACCTGCACTGCCGGATCCCCGATGCCCGGACCACCCGGGATTTAGATCTCTACCGCCAGGATGACCCCACCTCCTACCGGGATGCCGCGAAAGATCTGATCGAGAGCATGGACGGGACCAAGATCGGCCCCTACCTCTTCCAGGTCACCGAACCGAAGAGGCAAACAGTCTCTGGGACCATCGACAGTATCCAGCTGACCGTTCATGTCTTCCAGGGCGTGAGCAAACTCCTGCAGTTTCATATTGATGTCAGCGGTGACCTGCGGGTCCCGGCCGTGACCGAGACGATCACGGTGGAACGCTCGGACAGTCTCGACCTGGCATTTATAGGCCGGGAGTACACGATCCGGTCCTATCCGATCGAAAACCAGGTCGCTGACAAGGTCTGCGCGATGTATAAGATCCACGACTTGGGGGTCTCGACCCGGTACCGCGATCTCTACGACATTGCCCTGATCGCCCTCTCTCTCGAGGTCAAGGGGGAAGAACTTGCCCAGGCGCTGCGAGCCCAGGAGAAGATCCGGGGCATTTCCCTGCCACAGGCAATGCATCTGCCCGGGCCTAAATGGGAGAAGGGATATGCGGGGTTGAACAAGAACTCCCCGTACCTGCGCGCAGAGATCACCGCGGTGGCAGATGCCCTACAGGTTGCCAAGGCCCTGGTTGACCCGATGTTGTCCGCCACGAACGCAGTTATGGGCACCTGGTCGCCGGAGCAGCAATGCTGGCTCTGGGACCCCACGCCCCCGTGA
- a CDS encoding CoA transferase subunit A: MSQTKVKTLPDAIREFVHDGSSVSIEGFTHIIPYAAAHEIIRQKKRHLTVYRMTADIVVDQLIAGDCVDSLTSSFIGNSSVGSLHELRRRIEGRGRAPLEYHEYSHGGMIARYLAGASGLPFYPVLSYAGSDLPKVNEDIRVMESPYDGQKVYVVPPINADVAILHAQRADTKGNVQIWGLTGIQQEVAYSANKVIVTVEELVEDDVITSDPNRTLLPSHVVDAVVEVPKGAHPSFVQGYYDRDGDFYRQWNDISKDPETLEKWLQEWVHELGGHQDYVDKQGREFWGQLESPYVPSLPVNYGSRRA; encoded by the coding sequence ATGTCACAGACAAAAGTAAAGACGTTGCCGGATGCCATCAGGGAGTTTGTCCATGATGGCTCATCTGTCTCTATCGAGGGCTTTACCCACATCATCCCCTATGCAGCGGCCCATGAGATCATTCGTCAGAAGAAACGTCACTTGACGGTGTACCGGATGACCGCAGATATTGTCGTTGATCAGCTCATCGCCGGTGACTGTGTCGATTCGCTGACCTCATCCTTTATCGGCAATAGCTCCGTGGGATCCCTACATGAGCTGCGCCGCCGTATCGAGGGGAGGGGGCGGGCACCTCTTGAGTACCACGAGTACAGCCATGGGGGCATGATTGCCCGTTATCTGGCTGGTGCCTCTGGCCTTCCCTTTTACCCCGTTCTTTCCTACGCGGGTTCAGATCTTCCCAAGGTCAATGAAGATATCCGGGTAATGGAATCGCCTTATGACGGGCAGAAGGTCTACGTCGTGCCACCGATCAACGCCGACGTGGCGATCCTTCATGCGCAGCGAGCTGATACAAAAGGCAACGTTCAGATCTGGGGCCTGACCGGCATCCAACAGGAGGTGGCCTACTCCGCGAACAAGGTGATTGTCACTGTCGAGGAGCTGGTTGAGGATGATGTCATCACATCAGACCCCAACCGCACCCTGCTGCCCAGTCACGTCGTGGACGCAGTCGTCGAAGTGCCGAAGGGGGCGCATCCCTCGTTTGTCCAGGGTTATTACGACCGGGACGGTGACTTCTACCGCCAATGGAACGACATCAGTAAGGATCCGGAGACCCTGGAGAAGTGGCTCCAGGAGTGGGTTCACGAACTCGGTGGCCACCAAGATTATGTGGATAAGCAGGGCCGCGAATTTTGGGGCCAATTGGAATCCCCGTACGTTCCTTCACTCCCCGTCAACTATGGAAGCAGGCGAGCGTGA
- a CDS encoding CoA-transferase subunit beta, translated as MTQSIKVSEATSSELLAVVASRELAATRTVFAGIGLPTLATSLAHLTCAPDIEIIYESGVCGAHPASLPETVADSVLITGAEAVLDMTALFNYVLQRGHIDVGFLGAAQIDKWGNLNSSVIGDWENPKVRLPGSGGAAEVMANSKEVYVVMRRHEARSLVEELDFCTSPGPDRALAAGFKPRGLGVTKVITELGVLSRSNVGEELVLTAVHPGVDPADVVAATGWDLKVSDTLTTVPAPTDTEVHLLRNEIDPTKVYLR; from the coding sequence GTGACTCAGTCGATTAAAGTGTCCGAAGCAACATCGTCGGAACTGTTGGCGGTGGTTGCCTCACGAGAGCTTGCCGCTACCCGCACGGTCTTTGCCGGCATCGGCCTACCGACTTTGGCGACATCTCTGGCGCACCTCACCTGCGCCCCTGATATCGAAATTATCTATGAATCCGGGGTGTGCGGGGCTCACCCCGCCAGCCTTCCAGAGACCGTCGCTGACTCCGTACTCATCACCGGTGCCGAAGCGGTGCTTGATATGACCGCGCTTTTTAATTATGTGCTGCAGCGTGGGCATATCGATGTCGGTTTCCTCGGCGCCGCGCAGATCGATAAATGGGGCAACCTCAACAGCTCCGTCATCGGAGACTGGGAAAATCCAAAAGTTCGCCTCCCAGGGTCGGGAGGTGCTGCTGAAGTGATGGCCAACTCCAAGGAGGTCTACGTGGTGATGCGTCGCCACGAAGCACGTTCCCTGGTTGAGGAACTCGACTTCTGCACCTCGCCCGGGCCAGACAGGGCCCTGGCCGCCGGCTTTAAACCTCGCGGACTCGGCGTCACCAAAGTCATCACCGAGTTGGGTGTCTTGAGTCGCTCAAACGTCGGTGAAGAGCTTGTACTCACTGCAGTCCACCCCGGGGTCGACCCAGCCGACGTCGTGGCCGCCACGGGATGGGATCTGAAGGTCAGTGACACTCTGACGACGGTTCCAGCCCCCACAGATACCGAAGTTCACCTGCTTCGAAATGAGATCGACCCCACCAAGGTGTACCTGAGATAG
- the pcaD gene encoding 3-oxoadipate enol-lactonase, translating into MLHHIVSGNQNGPAVFMGSSLGTTSAMWNNQLPYLEEDFQVIRFDSPGHGKSLEGIQEKASGESSDATVKNFAAQVLELADHLGIDTFSYVGLSLGGAIGQQLALDAPQRIEKLVLTCTAAKFGQPEIWQDRARNVRENGMEWLREPSAGKWFTENYADGNAGAQKLLDDLVALNPHGYSAACDAVARFDVTDQLHEIPTPTLVIAGSEDVSTPPAVVEVIAKGIPGAEYHVVEGAAHVGNIEAPEEFGRLIGNFLRTDVSK; encoded by the coding sequence ATGCTGCATCACATCGTTTCCGGTAACCAGAATGGCCCCGCCGTGTTCATGGGTAGCTCGCTGGGCACTACCTCCGCCATGTGGAACAATCAGCTGCCCTACCTGGAAGAAGACTTCCAGGTCATCCGTTTCGATTCACCGGGCCACGGAAAATCTCTCGAGGGAATTCAGGAGAAGGCCTCGGGTGAATCTTCTGACGCGACCGTGAAGAACTTTGCGGCCCAGGTCCTCGAGCTCGCCGATCACCTCGGCATCGACACCTTTTCCTACGTCGGTCTCTCTCTTGGCGGAGCTATCGGTCAGCAGTTGGCCCTGGATGCTCCCCAAAGAATCGAGAAGCTCGTTCTCACTTGTACCGCGGCTAAGTTTGGACAACCGGAAATCTGGCAGGATCGGGCCAGAAATGTGCGGGAAAACGGAATGGAATGGCTGCGGGAGCCGAGCGCCGGTAAGTGGTTCACCGAAAATTATGCGGACGGCAATGCAGGTGCCCAGAAGCTATTGGATGACCTGGTGGCACTAAATCCGCACGGTTACTCCGCCGCCTGCGACGCCGTCGCCCGATTCGATGTCACCGATCAGCTGCATGAGATCCCCACCCCGACTCTGGTTATCGCTGGCTCCGAGGATGTTTCGACCCCGCCCGCTGTCGTTGAGGTGATTGCGAAGGGGATCCCTGGCGCCGAATACCACGTCGTGGAAGGCGCCGCACACGTGGGAAATATTGAGGCACCGGAGGAATTCGGGCGACTCATCGGGAACTTCCTCCGGACAGACGTGAGCAAATAA
- a CDS encoding MFS transporter, with protein sequence MQTVTEAQQLRETRRKAIMAGGIGNFVEWFDFALYAQFATIIGLHFFPSEDPTARLLATFAIFAVGFLARPIGGLIFGQLGDRKGRKIALSWAVILMSFATVAIGLTPSFATIGVMAPVLLLLWRICQGLSAGGEYAGASSFVVEHAPVGKRALFASINPVATALGTIGGALVGLIVTVSVPEAVLIEWAWRIPFIVAGPLGLIGLYLRSKVEETPEFSAILEVEEGQKQHAPVIEAFRTTKSRMFILFGWAALNAVSFYLLTSYMVSYMTQRVGFAQSEALWIYIIGLAAFAVACPFVGILIDRFGPPRIAATSAVVLAVVVIPAFGMMESGMIVSAIFGLSLYGIVVAGIATLTPLLMVDLFPVHIRYTASAVSYNLAYAAFGGTAPYLAVWMVSRTDIGEMPGYYLIGLSMLGLIVALVGLSRLYKGNKVRDLEIAKVMATV encoded by the coding sequence ATGCAGACAGTCACAGAAGCCCAACAGCTACGGGAAACCCGACGCAAGGCGATCATGGCCGGGGGAATCGGCAACTTCGTGGAATGGTTCGACTTTGCGCTTTACGCACAGTTTGCCACCATCATCGGCCTCCATTTTTTCCCTTCAGAGGACCCCACAGCCCGGCTCCTGGCAACATTTGCGATTTTCGCGGTGGGATTCCTAGCCCGTCCCATCGGCGGTTTGATCTTCGGCCAACTGGGAGACCGCAAGGGACGCAAGATTGCTTTGTCCTGGGCGGTCATCTTGATGAGTTTCGCTACCGTAGCCATCGGCCTCACCCCGAGCTTTGCGACCATCGGGGTAATGGCCCCGGTGCTGCTACTGCTGTGGCGTATCTGCCAGGGACTGTCTGCCGGCGGCGAATATGCAGGCGCCAGTAGCTTCGTGGTGGAACATGCACCCGTTGGAAAGCGTGCGTTGTTCGCCAGTATCAATCCGGTGGCAACTGCCCTCGGCACCATCGGTGGTGCCCTGGTTGGCCTGATCGTCACGGTGTCCGTTCCGGAGGCCGTCTTAATCGAGTGGGCATGGCGCATCCCCTTCATCGTGGCGGGACCACTCGGGCTCATCGGCCTCTACCTTCGATCCAAGGTCGAGGAGACTCCGGAATTCAGCGCGATCCTCGAGGTTGAAGAAGGCCAGAAGCAGCATGCCCCGGTCATCGAGGCATTCCGGACGACGAAGTCCCGCATGTTCATTCTCTTCGGCTGGGCTGCGCTCAACGCCGTCTCCTTCTACCTGTTGACCAGCTACATGGTCTCCTACATGACCCAGCGAGTGGGATTCGCCCAGTCGGAAGCGCTCTGGATCTACATCATTGGACTCGCGGCCTTCGCGGTGGCATGCCCCTTCGTCGGCATTCTGATCGACCGCTTTGGTCCGCCGAGGATCGCGGCTACGTCAGCTGTTGTTCTTGCCGTGGTGGTCATCCCCGCCTTCGGGATGATGGAGAGCGGCATGATTGTCTCAGCAATTTTCGGTCTTTCACTCTACGGAATCGTGGTGGCGGGAATCGCCACCCTCACCCCGCTTTTGATGGTCGACCTCTTCCCCGTACATATCCGCTACACCGCCAGCGCTGTGTCGTACAACCTTGCTTACGCCGCCTTCGGCGGTACCGCCCCGTACCTGGCTGTCTGGATGGTCTCCCGCACCGATATCGGTGAAATGCCGGGTTACTACCTGATCGGTCTATCGATGCTCGGGCTCATCGTCGCCTTGGTCGGGCTCTCCCGGTTGTACAAGGGCAATAAGGTCCGCGACCTGGAAATCGCCAAGGTCATGGCCACGGTCTAA
- a CDS encoding acetyl-CoA C-acetyltransferase: protein MREVVICDSVRTPIGKFGGSLRDISALDLGVITAKALVQRNNFSPEEIDEVILGQGYNSMDAPCIGRAVAQDAGFPDSVTGMQVDRRCGSGIQAVIDAAMQIQTGVADLILAGGTESMSAASFYTTTARWGANRQGLDFKDSLVHGRIHAGGVTKPIPGGMIETAENLRREFGISREDQDELAVRSHRRAAAAVDAGKFDDEIVPVPVKQGKQTIMFDKDEHLRPDASVDSLAKLKPMRGSQDPDATVTAGNSSGQNDAAAMVIVTTPEKAHELGLTPRVRLVSWALAGLQGHRMGLGPVESSRKALARAGLELKDMDLIELNEAFAAQVLACTRSLGLGDDDHDRINVNGSGISLGHPVGATGARILANLSREMQRRDARYGLETMCIGGGQGIAVVFENFAG, encoded by the coding sequence ATGCGTGAAGTAGTCATCTGTGACTCAGTCAGAACCCCAATCGGAAAGTTCGGTGGCAGCCTCCGAGACATCTCGGCGTTGGATCTAGGGGTGATCACGGCGAAAGCACTCGTCCAGCGCAACAACTTCTCTCCTGAGGAGATCGACGAGGTGATCCTCGGACAGGGATACAACTCAATGGATGCCCCGTGTATTGGCCGGGCTGTCGCCCAAGACGCCGGCTTCCCAGACTCGGTAACCGGAATGCAGGTGGATCGACGATGTGGGTCGGGCATACAGGCGGTCATAGATGCGGCAATGCAGATCCAGACCGGAGTTGCCGATCTCATCCTCGCCGGTGGCACGGAATCAATGAGCGCGGCATCTTTTTACACCACCACCGCGCGGTGGGGCGCGAACCGCCAAGGCTTGGATTTCAAAGACTCCCTCGTGCACGGTCGCATCCATGCTGGTGGTGTCACAAAACCCATCCCTGGCGGGATGATCGAGACCGCCGAGAACCTTCGCCGGGAGTTTGGCATCAGTCGAGAGGACCAGGATGAATTAGCGGTCCGTAGCCATCGTCGCGCCGCAGCTGCGGTAGACGCAGGAAAGTTCGATGATGAAATTGTGCCTGTTCCGGTGAAACAGGGGAAGCAGACCATCATGTTCGATAAAGATGAACATCTCCGTCCTGATGCGTCAGTAGACTCCCTGGCCAAGTTGAAACCTATGCGTGGATCCCAGGATCCTGACGCTACAGTGACCGCCGGCAATTCATCCGGACAGAATGACGCCGCCGCCATGGTCATCGTCACGACCCCGGAGAAGGCTCATGAACTGGGTCTCACCCCGCGGGTGAGGCTGGTGTCCTGGGCACTGGCCGGGCTGCAGGGACACCGCATGGGGTTAGGACCGGTGGAGTCGTCCAGGAAGGCCCTTGCGCGTGCTGGCCTGGAGCTGAAGGACATGGATCTCATTGAGCTCAATGAGGCGTTTGCCGCCCAGGTACTGGCATGTACTCGCAGTCTGGGGCTCGGCGACGACGACCATGACCGAATCAATGTCAACGGGTCAGGCATTTCCCTGGGACATCCGGTCGGTGCCACCGGTGCCAGGATACTCGCGAATCTCAGCCGAGAAATGCAACGCAGGGATGCCCGATACGGCTTGGAAACCATGTGCATCGGCGGTGGCCAGGGGATCGCCGTGGTCTTTGAAAACTTCGCTGGATAA